TGATTATATGCGCCGGCCCCGAGGAATGAGACGAACTCATCCGTTGTGGCGTTAGCCGAAGCGATTTCCTTAAGTTCTGAGGCAATTTCCATTTCGGAAAGACCCTCAGGTATGTTTAGTTCCGGATAACGGAAATTTTCCGGAACCTTGTCGAAAAGCTCTTCGATTGTCTCAGCCCCAATAACCTTCAGCATCTCCTCAATTTCTTGGGGAGTGTGAGGGGTGAACATTATCCCTCACGGCTTTCATTGTAGGCGTCGTAGGCGTCTGCATCCATCAGATCATCCAACTGGGCAGGATCGGACAGTTTCATTTTGAGCAGCCAGCCCTTGTCATAGGGATCTGAGTTCAAGGTTTCCGGATTTTCAGTAACGGCTTCATTGATCTCAATAATTTCGCCATCGGCGGGGAAGTTCACATCGGCGGCAGCTTTCACTGACTCAACAGTGGCAATAGCGTCGCCCTTGCTGACGGTGTCACCGGGTTCAACAGCGAGTTCGACATAGACGACATCGGAAAGCTGTTCCTGAGCGTAGTCGGAGATACCAATTGTGGCGACATCACCCTCAAGTTTGACCCATTCGTCTGTTTTTGCGTATTTTAATCCCATTGGTGTGCTCATGTAATTACTCCTAAAATTAAATTATGGACAAAGAATTCAGCGTGTCCTCTGTCAATCTGCCTTTGGGATCCATTCGTCATCCGAAGCGGTTGCCGGTATTTCAGAGGTGTCTATTTAATGGGTCCATTTACCTGAGAGTTTCAGCTTGTGGCCTTGCCCCTTCGGTGCCGTCCAAAATCGGCGGACTCTTCCCATTAACTTCCAACAGTTGCCAAATGAATTTTAAAAGCTGCTTAAGTAAATGTCAAGCATGCATCGGTCTATTTGATATTCGTTTTGTAAGCGGATAGTCATTCTGAATGGTTGGTATAGGTGTGATTTGGGTTTGATATTGCAAGCGAGAAATGATGTATATTAAAACTATGGTTTAGTGTTATTTATTGGAGGGTACAAATGGCTGAATCAAAAGTTGCTCATAACGAAGAACCGATCCGCTTATTCAAAGCTGATTTCCTGGAATTCTTTACGCACATCAGCCCAATCGCGGTGTTGGTGATTTGGGTACCAGTTGTCGGATATTTCCTTTATCGCAGCATCGCTTTGGATGGCAGCGGAGCATTAACCATCGTGCTGGGCTTTCTTTTGGGTTTGTTCCTGTGGACTTTCGCAGAATACACCTTGCACCGTTTCCTGTTCCATTTCCCGCCGAAGAATGAATGGCAGAAGCGGCTCTCATTCCTGATGCACGGCGTTCACCATGCGCAGCCACGGGATAAGACCCGCCTGGTGATGCCGCCGGCAGTGAGTATACCCCTGGCTTTGGTGTTTTTCGGCCTCTATTATCTCCTCTTCACTTATGTTCTGATGGCCCCGAATTGGGTGTCGCCGGTGTTTTCGGGATTTATAACGGGATATATAGCTTATGACATGATCCACTATGGCACGCATCATTTTCCAATCAAAAAGGGTTATTTTCGTATGGTTCGGCACAACCATATGCATCATCACTTCCAGACCCCGGATAAACGCTTTGGTGTCTCCAATCCCTTATGGGATTATGTGTTCAATACAATGCCCCCTGAAAAATAAGTTGTTTTGAAATAGAAAAGCGCCCAAGAGGGCGCTTTTTGATGTCAATATAATGGGGCTATTTTCTGACGTATTTTTTCGACTCTTCCACATAAGCCAGGGACTGGTGGCGGAAGTAGGTGTTATAGAGTTCAGCGTAATGCTTGCCTTGCGACAGAAGGTCCTGGTGGTTACCCGCTTCAATGATCTCGCCTTGGCGCATGACCAGGATCCGGTCTGCAGATTTCACGGTGGAAAGGCGGTGGGCGATCAGGATGCTGGTGGTCTCCGCAAGGATCAAATCCAAGGCGGTTTGGATCTGGGTTTCGGTGAAGGGATCAATGCTGGCAGTGGCCTCGTCTAGGATGAAGATGGAGGGTTTCTGCATCAGAACCCGCATCAGGGCAACGAGTTGCCGCTGGCCCATCGAGAGCTGTGAACCGCGCTCTCCCACCTCGGTATCTAAACCGTTTGGCAGCGTTTCCAGCCATTCCCCGTCCCCTATTTGCCGTGCAATCCGCAGGATGTCATGTTTGGCGCAGCCGGGGCAGCCATAATTGATATTATCCTCAACGGTACCTGAAAACAGGAAAGGCACCTGGGAGACGATCCCCATTTGGCGGCGGAGGGCAATCAGATTGAAGCGGCGGATATCAATCCCATCGATCAGGATTTCGCCACCCTGGAATTCGTAAAAACGGGTGATCAGGCGGCCGATGGAGGTTTTCCCGGCACCAGTATGCCCTACGAGGGCTAATGTTTCCCCCGGTTTGATATGCAGAGAGAAGTCTTGCAGGATGGGTTCGTCCGGTGTATAGCTGAAATCCACATGGTTCATATCAATCCGGCCAAGCAAGCGATCTGGTTTGATATCTTCCACCTGTTTGACGGAATGTTTTGCGTCAATCAGGGCGAAGATGCGTTCTGCCGCTGAAAGGCCAGTCTGCACCTGAGTCCAGAAAGAGGAAATGCTCATTACGGGGAAGAGGAACCTGTCCAGAGTTGAGAGAAAAAGGTACCATGCGCCAGCTGTCACGAGCCCTTGCAGGACGGTCATTGCCCCATAATATACCAGCAAGGCCGTGGCGATCCCACCGACCGTGCGGAGGATCGGGAAGACTATGGAGAGGATGAAACCACGCCGAATATTGACCTTGTATGAGGTCTGGTTGGCTTCGTCAAATTCTTTGTAAATTGCTTCTTCCTGGCGGAAGTTTTTGGCAATGGCGATCCCGCTGACCGTTTCCTTGATGGTGGAATTGACGTTGGCCATTGCCCGCATACCCTCGCGGGTCACCTTACGGGCGGCATGGCGATATTGGAGCACCAGGACAAAGAGCAGCGGCACGAGGATGAAAATCGCCAATGCCAATCGCCATTCTGTTTGCAATAGGATGACACCCAGGATAATGGACGTGAAGAGGTGCATGAGCACGTCGGTCGTGATGGTGACCAGTTGACCAAATTCACGTGTGTCGGATGTGATCCGAGAGACGATCTTGCCGGAGGAGAAATTATCGTGAAAAGATAAGTCCTGGCGCACCGAGGCTTTGAAGGCATCGGTGGAAAGTTGTCGGGAGAGCTCTGCAATGGTCCGTGCTGAATTACGGCGCAGCAACAGGTTGCACACCCAGCTGACGAGTCCAAGCGCCAACACGATGCAGGAGAGGGTTAGGATGAACTGGGTGGAAACAGTCTCGGCGGTCACCTGGTCCAATCCTTTTGCTACAATGACCGGAGTCGCGGCTTCAATGGAGGCTCGAAAGATGATTGTGATAACAATGACAATCAAGCGCTGAGATTGTACCTTGAAGTAATCAACAATTCTCTTCAAGAGTTTTTTGTCGGTATATTGACGGTCGTATTGTTCTGCGCCTAAGCCTGAAAAGAAACCCATAATTACTCGCTAAATATCTTCTGGTAAGAAGGTGATGTTTGCATTAACTCTTCATGCGTTCCGATTGCTGAGATCTTGCCTTTGCGCATGACGACGATTTGATTGGCCCACCGGATCTGGGATAGGCGGTGGGTGATGATCAGCGTGGTGCGACCCTCTGCAGCCCGGAAGATGGCTTGCTGGATCTTGTCCTCGGTCTCGCTGTCAATCGCACTTGTCGAATCGTCCAGGATCAGGATACGAGGCGAGGTCAGGAAGGCACGGGCCAGGGCCAGACGCTGGCGCTGACCACCGGAAAGGGTCGTGCCGCGTTCACCGATGATGGTGTCGTAGCCGTTCTCAAACGAGAGGATAAATTCATGCGCCTGAGCCTCTTTAGCTGCCTGAATGATTTCATCCCGGGTGGCGTCCGGTTTACCAAAGGCGATATTATCCGCAATGGAGCGGGAGAAGAGGAAGATGTCCTGTTCAATGATGGAGATTTGGTTACGTAAGGCTTCCAAATACCAATCCCTAACATCTACACCATCCACTTTGACTGAGCCTGAACGCACATCAAATGTTCGGTTGATCAACTTGACCAGGGAGGTCTTGCCGGAGCCGGTTTGACCCACGATGGCAACTGTCTGGCCTGGCGTGATCTTGATGTTTATTTTCTCCAGGCAGGTTTCTTCGTCGTTGTAGCCGAAGGACACGTGATCGAAGGTGATCTCACCTGTAATTGGCTTATCATAGCCTGTAACGTTCTGATCCAGTTTGTTTTCTGTATTCATCAATTGCAGGATCCGGCGAGCACCGGCAAATCCCAGGGAGATTTGGGAGTAAGCGAACAGGGAGGTGAAGGTGGGGAAGCCGAGAAGAGAGAGGGTGCCAAAATAGGAGATAACATCCCCGATATTGATCGCCCCTTGCTGCAGGAGGTACAACGCATGACCCAGACCAAGCGCCATGGTGATGCCCAATAGGAGCATCGGCAAGAAGCGACTTTCGATATCACCCTGAAAGACGGATGCGTCTCGGTAGGCGATGGCGTTATCACGGAACCGATTGATTTCAGCATCTTCCTGGGCGGAACCTTTGACAATTTCAACACCGTCGATGGCTTCCGCCAAACGGCTGTTAAGTTGACCAAAATTCTGACGAACGGTGTTGGTTACAGGATTGAGGATTCTCAGGTAATGCCAGAGTGCGAGAACGTAAAGAACGATAAAAAA
This Chloroflexota bacterium DNA region includes the following protein-coding sequences:
- a CDS encoding sterol desaturase family protein, coding for MAESKVAHNEEPIRLFKADFLEFFTHISPIAVLVIWVPVVGYFLYRSIALDGSGALTIVLGFLLGLFLWTFAEYTLHRFLFHFPPKNEWQKRLSFLMHGVHHAQPRDKTRLVMPPAVSIPLALVFFGLYYLLFTYVLMAPNWVSPVFSGFITGYIAYDMIHYGTHHFPIKKGYFRMVRHNHMHHHFQTPDKRFGVSNPLWDYVFNTMPPEK
- a CDS encoding ABC transporter ATP-binding protein, translated to MTVQAADNISEFSFKTKYKTNRNSAGLWISSHAIHQWPWIIMALIGAISNAALAGVVPIYIGKAFNEVIKGSPSLAIIGRYALIIGLSQVLRGFLQFTRNFGFEIIAQKIERVVRQELYVNLLGKSMTFHNLQSVGDLMARATNDVREVNYMFSPGFNLVIGSLNFLFIPLFVGPSYNPALIVAPTFFIVLYVLALWHYLRILNPVTNTVRQNFGQLNSRLAEAIDGVEIVKGSAQEDAEINRFRDNAIAYRDASVFQGDIESRFLPMLLLGITMALGLGHALYLLQQGAINIGDVISYFGTLSLLGFPTFTSLFAYSQISLGFAGARRILQLMNTENKLDQNVTGYDKPITGEITFDHVSFGYNDEETCLEKINIKITPGQTVAIVGQTGSGKTSLVKLINRTFDVRSGSVKVDGVDVRDWYLEALRNQISIIEQDIFLFSRSIADNIAFGKPDATRDEIIQAAKEAQAHEFILSFENGYDTIIGERGTTLSGGQRQRLALARAFLTSPRILILDDSTSAIDSETEDKIQQAIFRAAEGRTTLIITHRLSQIRWANQIVVMRKGKISAIGTHEELMQTSPSYQKIFSE
- a CDS encoding ABC transporter ATP-binding protein: MGFFSGLGAEQYDRQYTDKKLLKRIVDYFKVQSQRLIVIVITIIFRASIEAATPVIVAKGLDQVTAETVSTQFILTLSCIVLALGLVSWVCNLLLRRNSARTIAELSRQLSTDAFKASVRQDLSFHDNFSSGKIVSRITSDTREFGQLVTITTDVLMHLFTSIILGVILLQTEWRLALAIFILVPLLFVLVLQYRHAARKVTREGMRAMANVNSTIKETVSGIAIAKNFRQEEAIYKEFDEANQTSYKVNIRRGFILSIVFPILRTVGGIATALLVYYGAMTVLQGLVTAGAWYLFLSTLDRFLFPVMSISSFWTQVQTGLSAAERIFALIDAKHSVKQVEDIKPDRLLGRIDMNHVDFSYTPDEPILQDFSLHIKPGETLALVGHTGAGKTSIGRLITRFYEFQGGEILIDGIDIRRFNLIALRRQMGIVSQVPFLFSGTVEDNINYGCPGCAKHDILRIARQIGDGEWLETLPNGLDTEVGERGSQLSMGQRQLVALMRVLMQKPSIFILDEATASIDPFTETQIQTALDLILAETTSILIAHRLSTVKSADRILVMRQGEIIEAGNHQDLLSQGKHYAELYNTYFRHQSLAYVEESKKYVRK
- the gcvH gene encoding glycine cleavage system protein GcvH, with the translated sequence MSTPMGLKYAKTDEWVKLEGDVATIGISDYAQEQLSDVVYVELAVEPGDTVSKGDAIATVESVKAAADVNFPADGEIIEINEAVTENPETLNSDPYDKGWLLKMKLSDPAQLDDLMDADAYDAYNESREG